In a single window of the Melioribacteraceae bacterium genome:
- a CDS encoding LptF/LptG family permease gives MILIRYILRNHLVPFLFANFTLIAVLLLQYLMKMADKLIGKGLSTMVILQLVMYSLAWMIVLVVPMSVLISTIMAFGNMSQNNEVAIMKATGVSLYKMMIPPLLGSILIAWGLVYFNNNIYPDSNHAARLLLEDIARKKPTLSLAPGVFSKDIPNYSILTREIDQLTNELKSVTIYDYSNPPKINIVTAQKGKIYFSKDQKKLIMDLETGEIHETSNINKSEYRRLRFDRHKIAMPADEFTFEQSAPGGQRGDRELGANAMLTIVDSLANLNKLELKDFTNKLTRMITKAKSEVIEANPTNVSVKIEQQIRFDESSIKSISSRLDYLRKEKNRYWVEIHKKYALPFACLVFVLIGAPLGTMSRKGGFGMAAGLSLFFFLIYWVFLIGGEKLADRGLLSPFVGIWGANIFLGLIGVLLMIKSAKEMVTINFEFFNKLIPKSWRNTEVADENY, from the coding sequence TTGATATTAATAAGATACATACTTCGCAACCATTTAGTACCATTTCTATTTGCTAATTTTACTTTAATTGCCGTTTTGCTGCTTCAATACTTAATGAAAATGGCTGATAAGTTAATTGGTAAGGGATTAAGTACTATGGTAATTTTGCAACTTGTGATGTATAGTTTGGCCTGGATGATAGTACTAGTTGTACCAATGTCGGTACTAATCTCAACCATAATGGCTTTCGGGAATATGTCCCAAAATAACGAAGTAGCAATAATGAAAGCCACAGGCGTTAGTCTTTATAAAATGATGATTCCCCCTCTATTGGGAAGTATTTTAATAGCATGGGGATTAGTGTATTTCAATAATAACATTTATCCAGATTCAAATCATGCGGCAAGGTTGTTATTGGAAGATATCGCAAGAAAGAAGCCAACATTATCGTTAGCTCCGGGTGTCTTTTCAAAAGATATTCCCAACTACTCAATATTAACACGTGAAATTGACCAATTGACGAATGAATTAAAATCTGTTACTATCTACGATTATTCCAATCCTCCCAAAATAAATATAGTTACAGCCCAAAAAGGAAAAATTTATTTTTCGAAAGATCAAAAAAAATTAATTATGGATCTCGAGACCGGTGAAATTCATGAAACGAGTAATATAAATAAGAGTGAATATAGAAGACTTAGATTTGACCGGCATAAAATTGCAATGCCCGCAGATGAATTCACATTTGAGCAAAGCGCTCCAGGAGGTCAGCGTGGAGACCGCGAATTGGGTGCTAATGCTATGCTTACTATTGTAGATAGCCTAGCTAATCTTAATAAACTGGAATTAAAGGACTTCACTAATAAACTTACACGGATGATCACTAAGGCCAAAAGTGAAGTGATTGAGGCGAATCCAACTAATGTCTCTGTAAAAATTGAACAGCAAATAAGATTTGATGAAAGCTCAATAAAGAGTATTAGCTCGAGACTCGATTATCTGAGAAAAGAGAAAAATAGGTATTGGGTAGAAATCCATAAAAAATATGCTCTGCCATTTGCATGTCTTGTATTTGTTTTAATCGGAGCCCCGCTCGGAACAATGTCACGCAAAGGTGGATTTGGTATGGCCGCCGGTTTAAGTTTATTCTTCTTTTTAATCTATTGGGTTTTTTTAATTGGCGGTGAGAAATTAGCTGACCGGGGATTGCTCTCTCCATTTGTGGGAATTTGGGGCGCTAATATTTTCTTGGGATTGATTGGCGTTTTATTAATGATTAAAAGCGCTAAAGAAATGGTAACAATAAATTTTGAATTCTTTAATAAACTTATCCCCAAATCCTGGAGAAATACTGAAGTAGCCGATGAAAATTATTGA
- a CDS encoding cob(I)yrinic acid a,c-diamide adenosyltransferase: protein MKIYTKTGDSGETSLFGGKRVWKDDTRISAYGTIDELNSILGLAVVECINPELKNILLGIQNQLFSAGSDLATPLDFDDSKYPIPRIKDDEVIVLENLIDKIDVQLPPLKNFILPGGSKCASFLHLGRTVCRRAEREVVTLVKTEKINEKIEVYLNRLSDLLFVLARYDNYLQKVEDVMWHK from the coding sequence ATGAAAATTTATACAAAGACAGGAGACTCTGGAGAGACTTCATTGTTTGGGGGAAAAAGAGTTTGGAAAGATGATACCCGAATTAGCGCCTATGGAACTATTGATGAATTAAATTCAATTCTTGGTCTTGCGGTAGTGGAATGTATTAACCCGGAACTCAAAAATATTTTACTAGGTATACAGAACCAATTATTCAGCGCTGGTTCAGATTTAGCAACCCCACTGGATTTTGATGACAGCAAATATCCAATTCCTCGAATTAAAGATGATGAAGTAATTGTTCTCGAAAATTTGATTGATAAAATAGACGTTCAGCTTCCGCCTCTTAAAAATTTCATATTGCCCGGTGGCAGCAAATGCGCGTCATTTCTTCATTTGGGTAGGACTGTATGCAGAAGAGCTGAAAGAGAAGTTGTTACGCTGGTAAAAACAGAAAAAATTAATGAGAAAATAGAAGTATATTTGAATCGGCTTTCTGATTTATTGTTTGTCCTAGCCCGATACGATAATTATTTACAAAAAGTTGAAGATGTAATGTGGCATAAATAA
- a CDS encoding dipeptidase has protein sequence MENVVNHLRSNLEKYIEELKEFIRIPSISTSEDHKGDMLKCAEFVSEKLKTAGMNNVKIFETPGHPLVYGEWLGNPGKPTVLIYGHYDVQPVDPIELWDNDPFEPVIKDGKIYARGANDNKGQSFVHMKSVESFFAVGEKPPVNIKFLLEGEEEIGSTNLAPFIKNNAYLLQCDAILISDTSMFDAGIPTITYGLRGLLYMEIEVTGASRDLHSGSFGGAVANPINELAKIIAKLQDKNGKVTIPHFYDDVLKLTAKEKENFKKLKHSDKSYAKDLKVKELQGEKGFSTLERLWVRPTLDCNGIVGGFTGKGAKTVLPSKAMAKISMRLVPNQKPEKLAKEFIKFVKSIAPKSIHVEVRALHWGSPAYVPLDSKAIIAGANAAAKAFKKKTVFTREGGSIPIVVEFMNHLKAPAVLMGLGLDSDNIHSPNEHFRIENFEKGLYSSAYFLDEFSKL, from the coding sequence ATGGAAAATGTTGTAAATCATTTAAGAAGTAATCTAGAGAAATATATTGAAGAGTTAAAAGAGTTTATTAGGATTCCAAGTATCAGCACCTCAGAAGATCATAAAGGAGATATGCTGAAGTGCGCAGAATTTGTTTCTGAAAAACTTAAAACTGCCGGGATGAATAATGTGAAAATATTCGAGACACCCGGGCATCCGTTGGTCTATGGCGAATGGCTAGGAAATCCCGGTAAACCTACAGTACTAATTTATGGGCATTATGATGTACAGCCGGTTGATCCTATCGAACTTTGGGATAATGATCCATTTGAACCTGTAATTAAGGATGGGAAGATATACGCCAGAGGCGCAAACGATAATAAAGGGCAAAGTTTTGTTCATATGAAAAGTGTTGAATCATTTTTTGCAGTTGGTGAAAAACCTCCGGTAAATATTAAATTTTTACTGGAAGGGGAAGAAGAAATTGGTAGCACAAATCTGGCTCCATTCATAAAAAATAATGCTTATTTATTACAGTGTGATGCTATACTTATTTCGGATACAAGTATGTTTGATGCAGGCATTCCTACAATTACATATGGCCTCCGTGGTTTATTATATATGGAAATTGAAGTTACCGGGGCAAGCCGTGATCTTCATAGCGGCAGTTTTGGTGGAGCAGTAGCTAACCCCATCAATGAACTCGCCAAAATTATTGCCAAGCTACAGGATAAAAATGGAAAAGTAACAATTCCTCATTTTTACGACGATGTTCTAAAGTTAACCGCAAAAGAGAAAGAGAATTTTAAGAAATTGAAACACTCCGATAAATCGTATGCTAAAGATTTGAAAGTAAAAGAACTTCAGGGAGAAAAAGGATTTTCCACACTTGAGCGTTTATGGGTGCGCCCAACTCTGGATTGCAACGGAATTGTTGGAGGATTTACCGGAAAAGGAGCAAAGACAGTTCTTCCTTCAAAAGCGATGGCGAAAATTAGTATGCGGTTGGTACCTAATCAAAAACCGGAAAAACTTGCAAAAGAATTTATAAAATTTGTGAAAAGTATTGCTCCAAAATCAATACACGTTGAGGTAAGGGCGCTCCATTGGGGTTCGCCTGCATACGTTCCTCTCGATTCAAAGGCAATAATAGCAGGTGCAAACGCGGCGGCAAAGGCATTTAAGAAAAAAACAGTCTTTACTAGAGAAGGCGGTTCAATACCAATTGTTGTTGAATTCATGAATCATTTAAAAGCTCCGGCTGTTTTGATGGGATTAGGTTTGGATAGTGATAATATTCATTCTCCCAATGAACATTTCAGAATTGAAAATTTTGAAAAAGGTCTATACAGCTCCGCTTATTTTTTAGATGAATTTTCAAAACTTTAA